A genomic segment from Castor canadensis chromosome 1, mCasCan1.hap1v2, whole genome shotgun sequence encodes:
- the LOC141418884 gene encoding LOW QUALITY PROTEIN: melanoma inhibitory activity protein 2-like (The sequence of the model RefSeq protein was modified relative to this genomic sequence to represent the inferred CDS: inserted 2 bases in 1 codon; substituted 1 base at 1 genomic stop codon), translating into MDVPKAVPLMHLGLVLQEFGRVMTTDPAELRATNASEVNLKDSTAQALSENFQLQESCKQLFQEAEVWKEQVSQLNKHKVTLEEPGTSAAQILKDKDDHIRWLSEGIRKLKVWTFVLGEHGTHDGDLDTAMNLGPENPAHLDTQTKGALQCLMNAMKLNASLKSLEXERDQVYTQLHEVKRASKDLTERIKNVQSEQVILQSEHAQFEIENEKLQQKAKIIPELFEEGMKFYRKLMVEDHHQRDAEEKLPKVKENIIHKTAELQTYKKVARELEEKLERTKLNHQREIISYEKKAHFNWLEAQDAEEQLQYLRQVSANNRQKLMEMELELKILEEDLNAFVVPNAACGREHFPRGPSPLAQPSSERSAFLSPIVSEGPLRPPSVLQQGGGKDSRSPDHPLEHHTGKERGXSSCDGLTGHHGEPPENGSPCPPCKQEGRVTIPPSGQPLTDPAPPAHNSNVPVESKAVGPGFVPPLSGPLYPMRNVC; encoded by the exons ATGGATGTGCCCAAAGCTGTCCCTCTAATGCACTTGGGGCTGGTCCTGCAGGAATTTGGCAGGGTTATGACAACAGACCCTGCAGAACTGAG ggcaacaaatgctagcgaaGTGAATCTTAAGGACTCAACAGCACAGGCTTTGAGTGAAAATTTTCAGCTTCAGGAAAGCTGCAAACAGCTGTTCCAAGAAGCTGAAGTGTGGAAGGAACAAGTGAGTCAACTTAATAAACACAAAGTAACACTTGAAGAGCCTGGGACATCTGCAGCACAAATTCTAAAAGACAAAGATGATCACATCAGGTGGCTAAGTGAAGGCATTCGAAAGCTGAAAGTCTGGACCTTTGTTCTGGGAGAACATGGAACACATGACGGTGACTTGGACACAGCGATGAATCTTGGCCCAGAAAATCCTGCTCACTTAGATACTCAGACCAAAGGAGCTCTGCAGTGCCTGATGAATGCTATGAAGTTAAATGCTTCTTTAAAATCCTTGGAATGAGAAAGAGACCAAGTTTACACTCAGCTGCATGAAGTCAAGAGAGCAAGCAAAGACCTGACAGAACGTATTAAAAATGTCCAGAGCGAACAAGTCATTTTACAGTCTGAACATGCACAGTTTGAAATTGAAAATGAGAAGCTTCAGCAGAAAGCTAAAATAATTCCTGAACTGTTCGAAGAGGGAATGAAATTCTACAGGAAATTAATGGTAGAGGATCACCACCAGCGAGACGCAGAGGAGAAACTtcccaaagtaaaagaaaacatcatCCACAAAACTGCAGAGCTGCAGACCTATAAGAAGGTAGCCAGAGAGCTCGAAGAAAAATTGGAGAGAACCAAACTTAATCACCAAAGGGAGATTATTTCCTATGAGAAGAAAGCTCACTTTAATTGGTTGGAGGCCCAGGATGCTGAAGAACAGCTGCAGTACCTTAGGCAAGTCAGTGCCAACAACAGACAAAAGTTAATGGAAATGGAGTTGGAATTGAAAATTTTAGAAGAAGATCTAAATGCATTTGTGGTTCCAAATGCAGCATGTGGCAGGGAACATTTTCCACGTGGTCCCTCACCATTGGCTCAACCTTCATCTGAAAGGAGCGCGTTCCTCTCTCCTATTGTGTCAGAAGGTCCACTTAGACCTCCATCTGTGCTtcagcagggaggaggaaaagactcAAGAAGCCCCGATCATCCACTGGAGCATCACACTGGCAAGGAAAGAGG CTCGAGCTGTGATGGGTTGACTGGCCACCATGGAGAACCTCCTGAGAATGGGTCCCCGTGTCCTCCGTGCAAACAGGAGGGAAGGGTGACAATCCCTCCATCAGGACAACCACTTACTGACCCAGCTCCTCCTGCACACAATTCAAACGTGCCTGTTGAAAGCAAGGCAGTGGGCCCTGGTTTTGTTCCTCCACTCAGCGGTCCCTTGTACCCAATGAGAAATGTCTGTTGA